Proteins from a genomic interval of Eulemur rufifrons isolate Redbay chromosome 10, OSU_ERuf_1, whole genome shotgun sequence:
- the IL9 gene encoding interleukin-9: MLLAAILASALLLCTADGQRCSTLTGILDVNFLINKLQKDPPSKCNCSANVTSCLCLPIPSDDCTRPCFREGLSQLTNTTVQTRHPLVFSRVKKAVEVLKHNKCPFFSCDQPCNQTTAGNTVTFLTSLLEVFQKEKMRGMKGKA; encoded by the exons ATGCTCCTCGCTGCCATCCTCGCCTCTGCCCTGCTCCTCTGCACCGCGGACGGCCAGAGGTGTTCGACCTTGACAGGGATCCTGGACGTCAACTTCCTCATCAACAAGCTGCAG AAAGATCCGCCTTCAAAATGCAACTGCAGCGCCAAC GTGACCAGCTGTTTGTGTCTGCCCATCCCTTCT GACGACTGCACCCGACCATGCTTCCGAGAGGGGCTGTCACAGCTGACCAACACCACGGTGCAGACAAGACACCCACTGGTTTTCAGTCGGGTGAAAAAAGCAGTTGAAGTCCTAAAGCACAACAAGTGCCCG TTCTTTTCCTGTGACCAGCCCTGCAACCAAACCACAGCTGGCAACACGGTGACATTCCTGACGAGTCTCCTGGAagttttccagaaagaaaagatgagaggGATGAAAGGAAAAGCATGA